One Hevea brasiliensis isolate MT/VB/25A 57/8 chromosome 5, ASM3005281v1, whole genome shotgun sequence genomic region harbors:
- the LOC110642356 gene encoding uncharacterized protein LOC110642356, with the protein MERFFKRKSNTAESSPSINQPIQPAPPKQVIVEEVEVNIENIPSNPGLRLNIMSYPPDIRNQNMLREKQLEKVFEGIAKGEIKTRQGLNQEMALKRPGDTRWSSHYGSGETDREPSRPQAG; encoded by the exons aTGGAgcgattttttaaaagaaaatcaaaCACTGCAGAATCATCACCATCAATCAATCAACCAATTCAACCAGCACCACCTAAGCAAGTGATTGTTGAGGAAGTTGAGGTCAATATAGAAAACATTCCTTCTAATCCAGGACTGCGACTTAACATAATGAGCTATCCACCTGATATTAGGAATCAG AATATGCTTCGAGAAAAGCAATTAGAGAAAGTGTTTGAAGGAATTGCAAAAGGTGAAATAAAAACTAGACAAGGTCTAAATCAAGAAATGGCATTGAAGAGACCGGGAGATACTCGTTGGAGTTCTCATTATG gttctggagaaactgaccgagagcccagtagaccacaggctgggtga
- the LOC110642347 gene encoding uncharacterized protein LOC110642347 isoform X1, giving the protein MSALEMSHIDLERGSHRRSVTGSDVTCFFDAEDGSCYSQFYSSTGGSYDEYTFACVSDPEIVDGVVPDSRRVSSVSDCSVEVEIESRVAEIKVHLAKVEVERDCRICHLGLESNSYESGVPIELGCSCKDDLAAAHKQCAEAWFKIKGNKAKQSGAASFYLEIEKRTCEICHSIARNVVGVNEIEMIEHSNETNNSTAVAAVPASTHHSETRSFWHGHRFLNFLLACMVFAFVISWLFHFNVPSS; this is encoded by the exons atgtctGCTTTAGAAATGTCCCACATCGATTTGGAGCGGGGGAGCCACCGCCGTTCCGTCACAGGAAGTGATGTCACCTGCTTTTTCGATGCAGAAGATGGGTCTTGCTACTCTCAGTTTTATTCATCCACGGGTGGCTCCTATGACGAATACACTTTCGCTTGTGTATCTGATCCTGAGATTGTAGACGGCGTCGTTCCGGATTCTAGGAGAGTATCTTCTGTGTCTGATTGCTCTGTGGAGGTGGAGATTGAAAGTCGGGTAGCTGAGATAAAGGTGCATTTGGCTAAGGTTGAGGTTGAGAGAGATTGTAGGATATGCCATCTGGGTCTGGAAAGCAATAGCTATGAATCCGGGGTTCCAATTGAATTGGGCTGTTCCTGTAAGGACGATTTGGCTGCTGCTCATAAACAGTGTGCTGAGGCCTGGTTCAAAATTAAAGGAAACAA GGCAAAACAATCTGGTGCGGCAAGTTTTTATCTGGAAATCGAAAAAAG GACCTGTGAGATTTGTCATTCCATTGCTCGTAATGTCGTTGGAGTAAATGAGATCGAGATGATAGAGCATTCAAATGAGACCAACAATTCTACGGCAGTGGCTGCAGTCCCTGCATCGACACACCATTCGGAAACTCGAAGTTTCTGGCATGGCCATCGCTTCCTGAATTTTTTGCTTGCTTGCATGGTATTTGCATTTGTCATATCGTGGCTCTTCCACTTTAATGTTCCATCCTCATAG
- the LOC110642347 gene encoding uncharacterized protein LOC110642347 isoform X2: protein MSALEMSHIDLERGSHRRSVTGSDVTCFFDAEDGSCYSQFYSSTGGSYDEYTFACVSDPEIVDGVVPDSRRVSSVSDCSVEVEIESRVAEIKVHLAKVEVERDCRICHLGLESNSYESGVPIELGCSCKDDLAAAHKQCAEAWFKIKGNKTCEICHSIARNVVGVNEIEMIEHSNETNNSTAVAAVPASTHHSETRSFWHGHRFLNFLLACMVFAFVISWLFHFNVPSS from the exons atgtctGCTTTAGAAATGTCCCACATCGATTTGGAGCGGGGGAGCCACCGCCGTTCCGTCACAGGAAGTGATGTCACCTGCTTTTTCGATGCAGAAGATGGGTCTTGCTACTCTCAGTTTTATTCATCCACGGGTGGCTCCTATGACGAATACACTTTCGCTTGTGTATCTGATCCTGAGATTGTAGACGGCGTCGTTCCGGATTCTAGGAGAGTATCTTCTGTGTCTGATTGCTCTGTGGAGGTGGAGATTGAAAGTCGGGTAGCTGAGATAAAGGTGCATTTGGCTAAGGTTGAGGTTGAGAGAGATTGTAGGATATGCCATCTGGGTCTGGAAAGCAATAGCTATGAATCCGGGGTTCCAATTGAATTGGGCTGTTCCTGTAAGGACGATTTGGCTGCTGCTCATAAACAGTGTGCTGAGGCCTGGTTCAAAATTAAAGGAAACAA GACCTGTGAGATTTGTCATTCCATTGCTCGTAATGTCGTTGGAGTAAATGAGATCGAGATGATAGAGCATTCAAATGAGACCAACAATTCTACGGCAGTGGCTGCAGTCCCTGCATCGACACACCATTCGGAAACTCGAAGTTTCTGGCATGGCCATCGCTTCCTGAATTTTTTGCTTGCTTGCATGGTATTTGCATTTGTCATATCGTGGCTCTTCCACTTTAATGTTCCATCCTCATAG